The region GCTGCCCAAGCATTTTGAGATCACCCAGGAGACAGCCAGGCTACTCTCCAAGCTGCACAGTGAGTCTGTGCCCCAGGCCACCTGCTGCCCAGACCCCCAAACTGAGGAGGCCGAGGACCACTTCTAACTATTCCAGCGCTCTGATCAAGAAGGCCAGGACTGAGAAGATGGGCCCAGCTTCCCAGGAGTTAAATGGGGTGTCTGGAGAGTTCCTATGAGGAAAGACTACATGGCCTAGCAGAGAACTAAAACCCTTTTGGCGGTACCAGGATACCCTCTACAAAACATAGGTCAATGTCAAGCATCAGGGCCACTCAGGTTCAGAGGTTACTCAGGGTCAATATAGGTCATGGGATCCTTGAGACAGGGGTGCTTTTTGCTACTTTGGTTGTGGCCACTCCCCCATCTCTGTCTGCCTCCTTAGCTGATCCCAAGTGACCAGATCttggagggtgtggcaacccagaCTCAGCATCCTGGTGGTGCCTGGGGTCTGGTGGCCTCTGAATAAACTGTGTCTTTTATATCTTTGAGTGTCTTTCTTTGCTGGGGAAGGGTGACAGAGGAGAGGTCGGTGAGGCAGCAGCCTTCCGCTTCATTTTCACCGACCACAGAAGCCAAAGACCTCTTATTTTCATCTCAGAACACCCCCGAGCACGTACAGGCGGTAGCGGCTGTGCCTGGACACCTGGCTGAGTCACACGGGCCGGCCCTCCCAGAGCTCCGCATGCGATCCAGTCCTGtgaaatcaaacacttaaaacaaAGTGCAGATAACCGAGACAATAGGGCTGTGTGCTCTGGGACGTGGGAGTCCACGGCCGCCACAAGCGTGGGCCCGGCAGGGAACAGCGCTGAGAAAGGAGGCATTCCGAGAAACCTGAGCGCGACTGGACAGTCAGCTGGGGCCAGGCGTGCGGTAGCTCTCGGCCAGCGAAGCCAAGGAGGGGCTGGGGTCCGGGCTGAGGAGCGGGGTCGGATCAGGGCGTGGCTTGGAACTCGGTGACGGATTGGACGCGAGGGAGCGGGCGGGGGAGTGCCGGGGCGGGGGCGCCGACCGTGCGACCACCCGGACGCGGGCCCGGGCGGCGCCAGGTCACGGCGGGAACTCTCGGCCAGCCCCGCGAAGGCCCACAATTGCAGGCGCGAGAGGTGTGCGGGGACAGGAGGTGGGGGTCCCGCGCCGGAAGTAGAGAGGGGCGGCCGAGGGGCCGCGAGGCGGAGAGGAAACGGGGAGCTGCGGTTCCGGACGCCCCTATCCCCACCGCGGCTGCGGAAGCGAGGCTCCTTCAGGTGGCGGGGACCGGGCGGAGCTCGCCCAGGTGCTGGGGGCGGGACGCCGCGACGGGGGCGTGGCGGCGGGACCCCGCCTCCCGGCCTCCCCGGGCCGCTCCGGATCGGCGCAGCCAGACGCTCTTCTGTTCCCGCCCTGGTCGCCCGGCCGTGGGTCTTGGGCGCGGGGCCGCCCAGTGTGCGGCGTGACGGGCGGCTCAGGTGAGGCCGGCATCGACGGGGGGTTGGTGCGCGCGGGCTCCGGGGAGGGCGCGGCAAGTGCCCGCGGGGCCGGGGTGCctcaccctcctctccttcctcctcctcccccagcctgagGGCTCCCCTCCCCGCGAAGCCAGGCCTGCCGCCGCCTTCCTGACAGCCCCTTTTGTCCCAGAGGCCGCCAGCGTCTTCACTCCCACCCGGAGCGGTCCGACGCACCGCCTGCTTCGGAAGCACGCGCGCGCAAAGCCAAGCCCGCCGCCCAACAAATGGAGCTGCCTCACTGTCCAATCTGATCGCCCAGGTCACCACACCCCAGCACCGACCTCCTGCCAGGTCTAGCAGGGGCCCCACCCTGCAAACACGCCCGCTGGTCTCTGCTCCCTGCACTGACCCCAACACCAAACTGACCCTCCCTTGTCCAGTTTCACAGCTCACACCCCTTTGTCCTGCCCCAATcgacacccccaccaccacccaacaCAAGTTGGTTACAGATTGGCCCCCGGTGGGCAaatgagttttgttttgcttttttccgtGAAAAACAAAACCGCCCAGTCATTTGATTCAGGGGATATCTTTACAAGAGGCTTATTCGTAATTAAGCAACAGCTGCCCACCCCCCAACTCATAGAGCTTGCTTTTGCAGGTCAGCCCTGTCCCCACCAGTGCCACTTTGCCATGAggcatcttccctggtggtcagacgtctggtaaagaatcggcctgcaatgcgggagacctgggttcgatccctgggttgggaagatcccctgcagaagggaaaggctacccacctcctgtattctggcctggagagttccgtggactatacagtccatggagtctcaaagagttggacacaaccgagagactttcactttcactttcatctgcaTTTGAGACACTTGCCCTTCCTGGCTTAAACCTCCCTCTGGCTGCTGCTCCCCTCTGTGTCCTTCCACCAAGGACTGCCTGTACTGACttctccctctctgcccctagatGGTCACCATGGGCCAGTGCTACTACAATGAGACCATCGGCTTCTTCTACAACAACAGTGGCAAGGAGCTCAGCTCCCATTGGCGGCCCAAAGATCTGGTTGTGGTGGCGCTGGGCCTGACTGTCAGCGTGCTGGTGCTTCTCACCAACCTGCTGGTCATCGCAGCCATCGCCTCCAATCGCCGCTTCCACCAACCCATTTACTACCTGCTTGGCAATCTGGCCGCAGCTGACCTCTTCGCCGGTGTGGCCTACCTCTTCCTCATGTTCCACACAGGCCCACGAACAGCCCGGCTGTCACTCCGGGGCTGGTTCGTGCGGCAGGGCCTGTTGGACACGAGCCTGACGGCCTCCGTGGCCACACTTCTGGCCATTGCCGTGGAGCGACACTGCAGTGTGATGGCCGTGCAGCTGCACAGCCGCCTGCCCCCAGGCCGGGTCATCATGCTGATCGTGGTCGTGTGGGTGGCcgcgctggggctggggctgctgCCTGCCCACTTCTGGCACTGCCTCTGTGCCCTGGACCGCTGCTCTCGCATGGCCCCCCTGCTCAGCCGCTCCTACCTTACCGTCTGGGCGCTGTCCAGTCTGCTCGTCTTCCTGCTCATGGTGGCCGTCTACACCCGCATCTTCTTCTATGTGAGGCGGCGAGTGCAGCGCATGGCCG is a window of Muntiacus reevesi chromosome 1, mMunRee1.1, whole genome shotgun sequence DNA encoding:
- the LPAR2 gene encoding lysophosphatidic acid receptor 2, whose translation is MVTMGQCYYNETIGFFYNNSGKELSSHWRPKDLVVVALGLTVSVLVLLTNLLVIAAIASNRRFHQPIYYLLGNLAAADLFAGVAYLFLMFHTGPRTARLSLRGWFVRQGLLDTSLTASVATLLAIAVERHCSVMAVQLHSRLPPGRVIMLIVVVWVAALGLGLLPAHFWHCLCALDRCSRMAPLLSRSYLTVWALSSLLVFLLMVAVYTRIFFYVRRRVQRMAEHVSCYPRYRETTLNLVKTVVIILGAFVVCWTPGQVVLLLDGLGCKSCNVLAVEKYFLLLAEANSLVNAVVYSCRDAEMRRTFRHLLCCRCLRPSTHESVRYTTATHAGTSTRIMLPENGHSLMDSTL